ACCAGCACAGACCTGCATCATGGATATATTGGACCCATCTTACAAGTACACTGCATGTGCACAGAAAAATCAACATATTCTTGGTCAGTGGGATCCACACATATAAACTGCTGCACCTGTGAAGTAATGCTGGCATATCCCAGATGCTGTGCATTCATTGCACGTGGATTTTGCTACTCCTGTACCAACACCTGTTACAGGAATTGCATTCAGAAACTCAACATCCCTACTTTTTGCAAACTTATCCTCTAAATTTGATTATACTTCATTGTATAATGAAATTGTGAGTATCATCTCCCACATTCACTGTGCTGCTTCACCAGCTGGCActgaaacaccttttttttcaggatgCTGTTCCATATTGCCAGTAAGCTCCACTGCTCTGCACTGTGAAACCAGTACCTCAGCTCCCTTGACTGCTGTGTGTCTCCTAGAGCATTCAGTTTCCATTGATATATGGCTCATCATTAATTCATAAGTGCTCAATTATCTCagcaactctttttttttcttgtgtgtgtaacctttcctttcagcttgtgggtggttttgtttctataGTGCTTATCACCATAACAACCCTctccccaggaaaaaaaaaataccttgaaTGATTTACTACACTGTCTtgatttatgtatgtatttcagGCCCAAAGTCCTTAGATGCAGGATGTTAACAGCAGGTGAATACTTCTGGAGAATTTTACCTTGTTAAGGAATTGCCTAAAAAAATGAGTCATTCGCTACATcaactaaaaatacaaaatcccaATGGGGTGTGGCAGCTGTTTCCTATATCCATGAGACTGAAGCATTAATCATTAATCATCCCATTCAGGCTAGCTGGAATTAGCCTTCCCTAGCATCCAGCCATGCACGTTTTTGATTGCTCAAAATTCCGCCTGAGTCAAGATCCAAGTGTGCTTGGAATCTTCTAAACTGCTCCCTCTTCTCAGGGGTTGGATTAGAAGGAGCTACCCTGCAGCCTGAAGCTCACTGGAGTTGTTCGGTGGATTTTAGTGAGCACAGATTTAGGCTGCTGCTGCATACAGACTGGAAGGTAAATAAGAATACAAATGTTCTTCATGGCAAAAAATTCGTCATTATAGAAACCCTCCCATTGTCTTCAAAACATCTAGGAAAAtctaaaaggaacaaaaatattatCACTAATTGTATTAAAGTTAAGAGTAATTAagtgtggggtggggggaggacccacacacaaaaccaaaagaaacacaTGCAAGCTGCCAGCATCCAGGGTGGtgtgttttaaaagtaagaCATTTAAGGAATAgtgcagctgaaaaaaaaacagaatagtgAACCTCTTTCTGGAAATCACAAGCTGCAGGCTGCTTTAAGACAGCAGTGGCTAACAGAAAATTTGCTCTCtgtaaaagcacagaaagaaagagtTGTACAGGATACAGAATGAGACTAGCACAGGGCTATCTGCAGGCCATGTATGATCCAGGATTAAAAATGGGAAGGTTTCTCATCACAGGAGAAGTGCAGCCTTCCACAGAAAATAGCAGACAGGTACTCTCTTTTTCTCACTATTTAAAGTTCTTGATCAGCATAGGAAAGGTGCTTGCACAGTTTTGATAAACAAAGAACATGCTTCCCACATCTGAGACCTCCTGTAGGCTGTTGCACACTTGAAATGTTTAGAGTTCCCCCTCAAGTTGTGATGCATGAGAAAAGTTTTGACTTCATAAAGAGTTCTTTTATGCCTGACACTTCCAGTGGAAATGCACAGACATGTTTTACAATGAATGCTCAAGCTTATTTGACTGGAAAATGAAGTTGTTGAATCCTGGACGTGAGGTCTGTAACTTCGTTTTATTAATCTGACACTTCATAAATACTGATACTCATGTTAAGAGGAGGAAAGAATGGTTATTTGCTTGATCTTATGAAATGAATCTGTGAAGCACAAACAGCACAAGGTTTCTACAGCCATCAGTTAAACCAGTTTTAATTAAGCCACCATATTTGAAAGGACTGCCACATATATGAGTATCACTTGGGAGTAATTAATGACTATTTGCAATAGCTTTGTCATACACATCTTAAACGTGTAACATGCTGGTTATGCTTGTACCCCTCCCGGTATATTCAAAGCCAagtttattttacatttgtgCTTTTTTGACAAGTAATGACAATgcttaccaaaaaaaaaaacaaacataaaaaagacgTCTTATGTTAAACCCTGTTACCTATCCTCCCTCTCATTAGGAAGGGTGTCCaattttttatgtcttttctccttctcagctTTAGCTGTGCAAGGATTTTCCATGCTTGGGATTCTCTGCTGTGTTTCAAATTCACTAGGAAATAGGTAAGTAGGTACTATCATTACTCATGATACGGGTAAGTCAACACAGTATTCTCCACCAGCCAGTACTGTACAGAAAAGGGGGAAGGGATTAACCATAAATTAATCCATTAACCATAGGATTCTCTTCTTCACTGAGAATCATAAATACAgttgattatatatgcaatgACTGAGCTTGTAACACAGTTCTGAAATTCGTAGACATTTATGCTCTGTAAAGTTATAAAATACAGgcctggaagggaccttcagaagTCACATGGCTTTTCCATAATAGAATCATATGCAATATATAGAACTACCAAATTAAAATAGGTATTACAAAATTGAAAGTTATATATACAGAACAAATACTGGGCATTGAAAATGCTTAGTTCTAAATGGCTGTAGCTTTACAGTATGCTGGTTAATGCTTTGTAGGTTTGATTTTGTACGTGTGCATGAATACACATACCCACACACCCTCTCCTAAGTGCCAGAGTCACAATAGTAGGAAGTAATTCCCCAGCTGCTTGTTACAGAGTAAGACACAGCATTTGCCTTCCACTTCATCTGTATCCCCCCTCTGAATCTGTCTCTACTAGAGCTACTTCCTCCATAGCTGCAAGAGGAGCTCCACAAATGAGCCTCTTCATTCTTCTTCCCAAGATGAAGAAAGCTCTTGGCAAAGATAGACCATAATTAAACCTGCTGTAAGCTGCTGCAGATCCATGACCAATACAGAGAAGTCTCCGGAATAGCTGGCTCCAGAAACAGAAACTAGGAGCCAGCCCGATTACTTTCTGAGACGGGTGTCTGTATGAAGTTTGCATACATGAACTGCTCACAGAACTGCTTTTCTACATTTACCTGTTATCCTTAGTGACTCGCAAAGCAGTCCCAAGTTTACTAAACTCTGGAGTACCTACAGTGTGCTTCAGAAACTTTTGGAAGTTTTCAGCACCTATGTCAAAATTTTCCTTCAAAGCACAGCTGATAAACACTACAATTTAAAAGTAGACAAAGGATAGTGTATGTTCCACTCAAAggtatttgtattttctaaacCAACATCCCTCAAAATCCATGTAAAAACATGATTTGGTATAACGTTTATTGACTCTCTACGACAATGTAAACTAAAATTGTATGTGGCTCCGACAGGagtcctgcagcagccacaaaCACACCACGGTTACATTAGCCACTGTTTTACACATACCAGCTCTATGCTTTAGAGATCTTCATCCAACAGCACCAATGGgtggaaaataaatttttatttattttccccttaatTCAAATGGTTAATAGTCAACAATAGTCCAGTAACCGGAATGAGAAGAGATTCTTAGGCAGTCAGTGACTGTGATAGTCTCAGGGAAGTTTCTTCTTTGGGACTGATTTTTgtagaaaaagaatttttggaagggtttgttgtttttttttttttctagttccATTTAAGGCAATTTTGTCAgaggtgaaaacaaaacaacctgcAAGTCCCTCTGCGTTGTTTAAaatccctcctcttcctttctacACTGTATCTTTATTCATAAGCAAGTGTTTGAATAAAATAAGGATGACTCATTAGTTGGGAGACGAAAGAGCAAGTAAACCAAATAAAATCGACATGAGAATATGTAAATAATACTTTAGGTAAAAGCTATTTGCTTAATGTTTGCTTAATGATGACAATGTTTTTACTAATTTATTGCCAGGGCTAGTAAGAAATACTCTGGAGAAACAAGGTAGATTTTTTTCAGCCTCCTATATTCACACCAAATTTACATCAGAGGCACTCCTCTGTTGTCTCGACAGTCAATTGTACTTGGACTTAATCTTTCAATTTAAGTATGGTGCTCTCTCTGGGGAGGAGTAGTAATAGGTAGGCTTGATGTTTCCCAGGACTTCATCTTCCCAGTTGggaagacagcagaaaaagaaagcacaaccTATTACAACAACAGTGCTGGCCCAACCAAAGCCATAGGCCCAGCTGAACATGTTATCTCCCATCAGCGGAATTTCTTCAGTGAATTTTACTGGGTAGATGACCAAGCCTATGATCTGGAATGCagctgaagagagaaataaagaaaagcaggaataaatAACAAAGAATGTATTACATTTCCCAATAAAAAAGATACCTGGAGATAACTGCATATCTTTCTAAGATATGTAAAGCTTAGCTGCAGTCATACAGTCAGATCTGCATTTTTACAGAGGTAAATGACTTCTGGCCAAGGCAGATCCCCACCCCATCCGACTGCGGGTGACGTTGCTAGGTTGTTAAGGCACATACCTGCATGCTGTGACTAGCCCTGTCCTACAGCTCAGCAACAGCTCAGCAACTGTGATCCCTGCAGAGCCAGTTACCACCCACTTGTACCATAGCCAAATCACTCTTCCTCCCCTTGGGAAGGTGGAAAGTGCCCAGGGCTCTCAGATCCCATGTGATATGCAGGGCCAGAGGTGTTGGTTGCCTCCATATACTGCTTTTGAGAAAGTGCTAACTGACAAAAGCCACTGGAGCTTCTCTAACCATTATCCTCTTAGAGTATACATCAATATTCCTTTGTTCcccataaaaatgaaacaaaaaccagaaaaggcAGCTTACTTCATAAGGGAAGCTCTACCTATCATGTTTTCCTCTTAAGCTTGTTTTACATCTAAAATAACCTTGCCTTTGTGCTCAGCCTTACCAACAACGAAGAGCAAGCCTCCAATTCCTCGAACAAAGTTGAAGCGGAGTATCTCAATTGAGAACGCGATGACTGCAAGGGCGAAACAAATGACCAGGATCACAAAGCCCACAAGGTaggtggcagctgctgctctcccccatccttgaagagaaaacaagaaagatgttacacacagcactgcactgaacTGCAGTTCACTGCAGGGCTTTGGTTTCCTTTAATGATTTTTTGTTgaaatcctttactgtaagAAGCTTGTCCTGTGTCAAAGCAACACTGGATGCCTCCAAAGTGCACAGCTGCAGAGGAGAAATTGTTGGTGGAGCAGCCACAGAACTCCCCACCTACTAACCTGTCCTGCTAAAAAGAGGGATAAAGTGCAGCATGATACTAGAGATAATACCTCCAAACTCTGTATCTGTAAGAGACCCACAGATACCTGAGCAGATAGGACACAACCACTCAGAATGTACTTGATCATTATTGTTCCTGTTCAACATTCAAGTTTACAAAACCACTTCCATGCCTGGGGAAGTACAAAGGCAGGCAAGAGTGTACCACCACAGGAGATAATGCTGGGAAATAACAGTGCTGTCAGCATACAGATTCTTGCCTGTTTATGACAAGTATAATGCACATGGAGCAAAATTAGCATGACCAAAAAGAAATAGATTTGTAATAGCTGAAGTGAGAGATGACAAAGAGAAAGCTCTTGAAGATAAATAttcacagctggaaaagaaattagGAAGAGCTAAAATATAGCAGGTAGAGGAGAAACAGCAGAGACTGAGGTAAAGTGGAAGAGTCCTCTTTGAATCATTACTTTGATATTTGAAGCAACCAGGTAGTGCAGATCCTTAGGATCAAGCAACTGCAGACTGGAAGAGGCTCAAGCATGAAGCAAGTGGCCTTACTCAGGAGGGCAGCACCAGAAACCACAACTCATCCACTACAGGCCAGGACAGCAAAGGTAAGACAACCTGCCAGAAAAACAGGCAGCATTCCCCTTTCCATACTGCCAGAGGCTTGTGGAAAGGCACTCATTATGGGCAGACCTTGTCCTCTTTAGCAACCAAGCAGGAGTTCAGGTGAGCCCAACACAAACAGATGTGTTCCTGCCCCGGAGGCAGGATACCTGCCCACATGGACTAAACCACTGGGCtagtgctttgttttccagtcaGCTGTCATCAACAGTTCACTTCCTACATCTGCATAATGTGGGTTTCTACTTTCACATATTCAGACAGGGGTAGGACCAGATTCCGAGCTCCCTCTAATGTAGgaataaagaaagcagcaaGATTTAGgtcagaacattaaaaaaatcaagtc
This window of the Melopsittacus undulatus isolate bMelUnd1 chromosome 3, bMelUnd1.mat.Z, whole genome shotgun sequence genome carries:
- the LOC101874377 gene encoding p53 apoptosis effector related to PMP-22-like, producing MVACGLACWRCRWLLPLLLGLAIIMGIIALAGRGWLESESEPYVQQASLWESCTRGEEDLNWSCESLMDYGWGRAAAATYLVGFVILVICFALAVIAFSIEILRFNFVRGIGGLLFVVAAFQIIGLVIYPVKFTEEIPLMGDNMFSWAYGFGWASTVVVIGCAFFFCCLPNWEDEVLGNIKPTYYYSSPERAPYLN